Below is a window of Longimicrobium terrae DNA.
GCCGCACCCGTGCCTCCGCCTCGGTCACCCGCAGCTGCGCCGCGCTCACGCCGGCCGTGGTGGTGGCCGCGCGGGACACCGCCTCGGACAGGGAAAGCGGCTGGGGAGCCGTCTGCTGCGCCGCCGCCGGCGCCGCGCACAGAATGCCCACCGCGAGCGCCGCCCGCGACCACTGTGCTGCGTCCGTCCTTATCTTCCGCATCGTACGGTTCTCTTGTTTCGGCATCCCCGGCGCGCCCCCACGGGCGGTCCGGGTGAAGGGAGCGCGGACCGTCATGCCGCCGCGCGCTCGCCGCAGCAGCCCGGAAGCAGCAGCGGATAAAGCAGTTCCATCGCCCGGGTCACCAGGGCGCGGTCTTCGTCGCCCAGCGGGGCCAGCATGCTGTCGATGGACAGCTGCGCGGGGCGGATGGCCGATTCCAGGCTCAGGCGCCCTTCGCGCGTCATTTCCAGCAGCACCTTGCGGCGGTCGTCCTCGGCCGTCTGCCGGCGCACCAGCCCGGCCTGCACCAATTCGTCGATGAGCTTGGAGGTGGTGGGCGCCTGAATGCCCAGGAACTCGGCCACCTCGGAAAGCGAGGCGCCCGGAGTTCCGTACAGGTAGATCAGCGACCGCACCTGCGAGTAGGTGAGGCCGTCGGCCTCGCGGTGCTTCAGGCCGGCGCGAATCTGCCGCATCACCAGCGCCGAAACCTCCATGAGGCTGCGCCCGATCCCCATGGGCGCTTCGCCGTCAACGGTTTCAAATGCAAATGGTTTCATAAACGAAATATATCACGAACACCGATTTCGTGCAAGAGCCAGAGTAGCTGGAAAGCGGGGACGTTCGATCGGCGGCGGGACGATGCCGGACGCACGAACGCGCCCGGACCACTGCTGCGGTCCGGGCGCGTTCGTTTTTCCTGCGATGGAGCGTATCGGGTTCGAACCGATGACCTTCCGCTTGCAAAGCGGATGCTCTCCCAGCTGAGCTAACGCCCCTGATGCAGCAAAACTAACCGCATCCCCTCGGTTCCTCAAGCCCGTCCGCATCTCGATTCCCGGCGCGCCTCCACGAAACTGCCGTTTCACACGGAGGTCACGGAGGATGCACGGAGGGCACGGAGGAAAGAGAAGAACCTCACACAGAGCCGCAGAGACACGGAGAGAAAAGATCAAAGGAATGGGAGATGGGTTGATTCTCGTGCAGTTCTTTCTCTGTGTCTCTGCGGCTCTGTGTGATCGTTTTCCGTTGCTGTTCCTCCGTGACCTCCGTGCATCCTCCGTGTACTCCGTGTGAAACGGCAGTTTTCCCGTTCGGTCGCTCGATCGAAGTTGCCCGCACGGGTTGCACGCGCGCCCGCAAGGCCGCAGATTCGAACGATTGCGGACGTTCCGCGGGCCGGAGATCCATCCCGGCCCAGCTCCCTGCTTCCCCGCGGGTACACGAATGATTGCCTCGCTGCTCACGCGCCCGATCGAAAAGCTGCCGCCCGAGGTTCGCCTCCACGGCCGCGTCCTCTTTCTTCTGGACGACCCGGACCTGGTCCGCCGCCAGCTGGCCGGCGAGGACGTGGAGCTCACCGACGAACTGCGCGGAAAGCTGCGCGACAACATCTCCACCGACGAGATCACGCCCGCGTACATCTGCTACTACTTCGACGAAACGCTGGGCGAGTTTCCGTACCTGGGCCTCAAGGCCGGCGACGAGTTCCCCATCAAGCAGGGCAGCGTCAAGAAGGGCGGCTTCGTGGCCTCGGTCAGCGGCCGGCGCCGCGGCAAGGGCAGCTCGCGCGAGCAGAGCCCGTACGCCGAGATGATGGCCGGCATCCAGGTGGTGATCGCCGAAAACATCGAGCGCATCTACCGCGAAAACTGCCAGAACCTGGGCGTGCTCACGTCCACCAATTTCGAGCTGATCGAGCGCATCCGCGCGGGCGAAACCATTCCGCTCAGCGAGTTCACCGACGGGGCGGACGAAATCACCCGCGGCATCATCGAGCACGGCGGCCTCTTCAACTACAACGTGGCCCGGCTGCAGGGCGCGGTGCGCACGCCGCCCATCAGCTGCCACCACGACCAGCCGGGCACCGTGAGCCCCGCCGCGGACGACGTGGCGGCGCTGCGCGGCAGCGGCGCGGACAACGAGCCCGGCCCCGGTCCCGGCACCGGCGTGGACTACGCGGCGGCCCAGTTCGTGGCCACCTCCACCAGCAACGTCGACACCGACTCCGGCGCCGCCCCCGACGGCACCGCGCACGGCCGCAAGCCGCGCCCCATGACCATCGGCGAAAAGATCTTCGCCCGGCACTGGGTCACCGACCTTTCCAATGGTGACATCGGCGTGCAGTGGGTGCAGCCGGGCGACAGCGGCTTCGTGCAGACGGACATCCGCTTCAGCCACGAGTACGTCACCCCCATGTCGGCCATCTTCTTTGAGCACTACGTGGGGCCGGATGAAAAGGTGCTGGAGCCGGAAAGCATCCTCTTCTTCCGCGACCACCTGACGTTCCTCAAGGACGCCATGCCGGCGGACCGCGTGCAGCTGGGGCTGCTGGACGTGGCCAACCAGCTGGAGGTCAAGCAGCGCCAGTTCGCCGAAAAGCAGGGCGTGCGGCTGTACGGCGAGCTGGGCCACGGCAAGCACGGCTCGGAGGCCATCTGCCACAGCAAGATCCTGGAGGCGTACGCGCTTCCCGGGCACATCATCATCGGCAGCGACAGCCACACGCCGCACGCGGGCGCCGTCGGCTGCATTGCGTTCGGCGTGGGGACCACGGCCATCTTCAACTCGTGGATCACCAAGGACGTGCGCGTAGAGGTGCCCCGCTCGTTCAAGGTGATCGTCAACGGCCAGAAGCCCGAGAACGTGTCGGCCAAGGACTTCATGCTGGAGATCCTGCGCCACCCGTACATCAAGGACGGCCACGCCATCGGCCAGATCATCGAGTACGCCGGCCCCGCGGTGGAATCGCTTTCCGTGGACGAGCGCGCGACGATGACCAACATGGCCGCCGAGGTGGGCGCCTTTACCGGCATCGTGGCCCCGGACGCCAAGACGGTGGAGTACCTGGTGCAGCAGCGCGGAATGGACCGCGCCGCGGCCGAGGCGCTCATCGACGGGCTGTACAGCGACGAGGGCGCCGACTACGTCAAGGTGATCGAGATCGACGCCAGCCAGCTCAAGCCCATGATCGCCCTTCCCGGCGACCCGGGGAACGGCCTGTACGTGCAGGAGCTGGGCGAAGAGGTGCGCATCGACATCGCGTACGCCGGCAGCTGCACGGCGGGCAAGAAGGAGGACATGGACATGTACGCCCGCGTCCTTCGCGAGTACCACGACCGCGGCCACCGGAAGCCCGAGCACGTGCAGCTCTACATCCAGTGCGGCTCGCAGGAGGTGTACGCGTACTGCCAGGAGCAGGGCTACGACCGCGTGTTCGAGGAGGTGGGCGCCACCTTCATCGAGCCGTCGTGCGGCGCCTGCATCAACGCCGGCCCCGGGGTGAGCCGCAAGCCCACCGACGTGACGATCAGCGCCATCAATCGCAACTTCCCCGGCCGCAGCGGCCCCGGGCAGCTGTACCTGGCCTCGCCGTACACCGTGGCCGCCAGCGCCATGGAAGGCCGCATCGTGGAGTGGGAACCCCAGCCCGAGCCCGCGCTGGTCTGACGGCGGTCGTGGGAGATGACGAGAGGGGCGCCCGGCGGAATGCCGGGCGCCCCTTCTTTCGTTCGCCGCCACGCGGGCGGCGCTACCAGGCCGTGCAGCCGCCGTGCGCCCGCCGCACCTGCGCAAGGGACAACGGGCGCCATCCGGCGGGGCGCGGCGCAAACCGCTGCGCGGCGGGGTTGATGCGGCGCGCCACGATCTCGATCGCCAGCAGCGAGTCGATGGGGACCGGCTTGTAGCCCGTGATCCGGCGTCCGTCCCAGGCGTTGGGAACCAGGATCACCGTGCAGGGGCCGACAGTCCCCACCGTTCCGGCGCGCCACCCCCGGCCGAACGGGCGCGCGCGGATGCGGACGTCGGCGCTCAGGGGCAGCACCACGGCCTGGTCCCCGGCGCGGGGCGGGGTCGAGGGGGAACGGGCCGGAGCCGAGAGGCTCGCGGCGGCGACCGGCGCGGGGCCGGCCGCGGCGCGCATCCCCAGGCTCGCGATGGCGGCGGCCAGGCAGAGCGGGACGGCGTGAGAAATCTTCATCCGTGACCTTCGGTGCAGAGTGGCGAGTCCGCGGCAGGCGGAATTGAGGTCAGGTACGACGGATTAAAGTCAGGTACGATGGATAAAATTCAGGTACGACGAATCAAATTCAGGTACAACGGATCAAGTCAGGTACGACGGATCGAACTCAGGTACCGCGGATCGTCATCAGCGGACGCCGGGCACCGGTCAGGTGGGCTCGCACGACACGCCGCCCGTGCAGCAGTATCCGGTGCTGCAGCATCCTCCGCAGTTCGCGCCCGTCTGGCTTCCGATGTAGAACTGCATCGGCTTTGCCGCGGAGGCGGGCCGGGGTGGCAGAACGGCGGCTCCCGCCGCCAGGGCCGTCAGAAGCGCCACCCACAGCCGGGAGCGCCCGCGAAGTTTCTGTTCGTTTCTCATGATGGATACTCCTATTGTGGTCGGGGTGCCTGCCGCGGCTCGGTAAGAGGGATGGCGGATGGACGTGCCGGCGCGGCCAGCGCGGCGAGCGCGTGGTCGAGCCGTGCGGAAACCTGGTCCGGGTTGTCGGAAAGCCGGGTGTGCCAGCGGATTACGCCATTGTCCGCCAGGTACACGGCGGGGATGGCGGTGTCGGGCAGAATGCGCCGGTGCACGGATGTCGGCACCGTGCACAGTTCCGCCCGCACGCGCCGTTCGCGCAGGTACGCCCGCGGAATCCCCTCGTCCCGCTCGGCGCCCACGTGAACCACGACCACCCGCACGCGTTCGCCCAGCCGGCGCTGCACCCGCCGCACCTCGAAGTCCAGGTTCTGGCAGGTCAGGCAGTCGGCGGTGCGGAACACCCAGAACAGCGTCGGCTCGTTCGCCCCGGCCGCGGACGCCCGCCACGCCGCGGGGACGGCGGAGCCCGGGTGCAGGGGCGCGGCCTCCGGAGCGGCGCAGGCGGCGGCGAGCACGGCCGCCGCGATCAGCGCAGACTGGCGAGCACCCATTCGTTTTCCGCCTCCGCTCCGGGCGCCACGAAGTACAGGCGGTCCGAGTGGGAATCCACCGCCAGCAGCCGCGGCACGGACCGCATCTCCAGCTTCTGCTCGCCGGAGCGCCCCAGCCGCAGCAGGTGCCACTCGCGGGTGTAGGCCCCGTCCGGCACGATGCTCTGGTAGGGGACCAGCAGGTCGCCGTCGTGCATCCAGAACACGTCGGCCACGTAGTCGAAGGAGGCCAGCCATCGCGCGCGCGTGCGGGGATCGTCCCCGTTCTCCGGCACGTCCCGCCCCACCCGGCGGAACCGGGGAGAGGGGAGCGCGAGAGTCCGCACCGGCGTCCCCGCGGTGGTGAACAGGTACACGCTGTCGCTGAGCGCAAAGATGGCGGCGATGGTGTCGCCGCGGACGGACGCCTTGGTCCACCCCGCGATGGTCGCGGCCACCGGGTTGCGCGCCTGCCGGAACGGAGCGAAGAAGCTGCGCACGATGCGGTCGCGGTCCACGTTCCACACGTGCAGCCGGGGGGAGGAGTTGTCGCCGTTCAGGATTCCGGAGATCAGGATCGTAGAGTCGGAAAGCGACTGTACGTCTTCCACGAAGCTCAGCGGCGACCGGATGGTGCGCACCACCCGCCGGCCGACGGAATCGAACACGGTAAAGCGGCCGTGGAAGTCCGCGGCAAAGACCTCTCCCGAGCGAAGGCGCACCACGTTCTGCACGTTGGAGAACTCGCCGGGCCCGCCGCCGCGCGCCCCGGCCTTCCACAGCAGTTCGCCCCGCGCGCCGTACCGCCGAACCTGGCCTTCCGGGCCGTCCGCCACCAGGAACCCGCCCCGCCCGTCGAACTGCACGGACGGGGACACGGTCACCACGTCCTCGTTCTCCTGCAGGGCGAATGGGCGGGAGACGGAGACGGCCTGGTCCCACGTGGCCAGGGCGCGCGCGGCGTCGGCCGCCGGAGGCGAACAGCCGAGAACGGAAGTGGCGGCGAGCGCCGCGATGCGCAGCCGGGGGCGAGGGACGGGCATGGAGCGCTCGCGGGCAGGAGGAAGGGAGGCGGTTCGGGAACGGCCGCAGTACATAGTAGCACGCCCCAAATAGACTTCAAAGGATCTTGTGCAATAGTCGGACGCGGCGGACGGAATTCCCCGCGCCCCCCACTCCCCGTGCGCCGCCGGGACCCGCTCTGGCAGGTGCCGGCGCGCACCCGTATTGTCCGCCCTCTCAGCATCCCCAACGTGCCGCCCACCAAGGAAGCCATGTCCCGCTACACCACCGACCAGTTCGTCGCCGCCACCGGGCAGAAGGACGACGCGCACGGCAAGTTCGAACTCGAGAATCCCTACACGCTGGAAGTGAACCTGGACGGCCGCGTGTGGTGCAAGGCGGGGGCGATGATCGGCTACGTGGGCGGGGTGAAGTTCACGCGGCAGGGGCTGTTGGAGCAGGGACTCGGCACCCTGCTCAAGAAGATGGTCACCAGCGAAGGGCTGCAGTTGATGAAGATGGAGGGCCGGGGGCGCGTGTACCTGGCCGACGCGGGAAAGCGGGTGCAGATCCTGGAACTGGCGGCCGGCGAGCAGATCTTTGTGAACGGCAACGACCTGCTCGCGCTGGAAGACGGGATGAAGTACGAGATCAAGATGATGCGTCGCGTGGCGGGAATGGCGTCGGGCGGGCTCTTCAACGTCCGCGTCACCGGGCCGGGGATGATCGCCATGACCACGCACTACAATCCCATCACCCTGCTGGTGCGCCCCGGCGAGCCCGTGTTTACCGATCCCAACGCCACCGTCGCGTGGGCCGGCACGCTCTCCCCCGACGTGCACGTGGACATGAACCTCAAGACGCTGCTGGGGCGCGGCAGCGGCGAAACCTTCCAGCTCCGCTTTCAGGGGAGCGGATGGGTGGTGCTGC
It encodes the following:
- a CDS encoding MarR family winged helix-turn-helix transcriptional regulator translates to MKPFAFETVDGEAPMGIGRSLMEVSALVMRQIRAGLKHREADGLTYSQVRSLIYLYGTPGASLSEVAEFLGIQAPTTSKLIDELVQAGLVRRQTAEDDRRKVLLEMTREGRLSLESAIRPAQLSIDSMLAPLGDEDRALVTRAMELLYPLLLPGCCGERAAA
- a CDS encoding aconitase family protein gives rise to the protein MIASLLTRPIEKLPPEVRLHGRVLFLLDDPDLVRRQLAGEDVELTDELRGKLRDNISTDEITPAYICYYFDETLGEFPYLGLKAGDEFPIKQGSVKKGGFVASVSGRRRGKGSSREQSPYAEMMAGIQVVIAENIERIYRENCQNLGVLTSTNFELIERIRAGETIPLSEFTDGADEITRGIIEHGGLFNYNVARLQGAVRTPPISCHHDQPGTVSPAADDVAALRGSGADNEPGPGPGTGVDYAAAQFVATSTSNVDTDSGAAPDGTAHGRKPRPMTIGEKIFARHWVTDLSNGDIGVQWVQPGDSGFVQTDIRFSHEYVTPMSAIFFEHYVGPDEKVLEPESILFFRDHLTFLKDAMPADRVQLGLLDVANQLEVKQRQFAEKQGVRLYGELGHGKHGSEAICHSKILEAYALPGHIIIGSDSHTPHAGAVGCIAFGVGTTAIFNSWITKDVRVEVPRSFKVIVNGQKPENVSAKDFMLEILRHPYIKDGHAIGQIIEYAGPAVESLSVDERATMTNMAAEVGAFTGIVAPDAKTVEYLVQQRGMDRAAAEALIDGLYSDEGADYVKVIEIDASQLKPMIALPGDPGNGLYVQELGEEVRIDIAYAGSCTAGKKEDMDMYARVLREYHDRGHRKPEHVQLYIQCGSQEVYAYCQEQGYDRVFEEVGATFIEPSCGACINAGPGVSRKPTDVTISAINRNFPGRSGPGQLYLASPYTVAASAMEGRIVEWEPQPEPALV
- a CDS encoding AIM24 family protein translates to MSRYTTDQFVAATGQKDDAHGKFELENPYTLEVNLDGRVWCKAGAMIGYVGGVKFTRQGLLEQGLGTLLKKMVTSEGLQLMKMEGRGRVYLADAGKRVQILELAAGEQIFVNGNDLLALEDGMKYEIKMMRRVAGMASGGLFNVRVTGPGMIAMTTHYNPITLLVRPGEPVFTDPNATVAWAGTLSPDVHVDMNLKTLLGRGSGETFQLRFQGSGWVVLQPYEEVYMQQSK